Proteins from one Cellulosilyticum lentocellum DSM 5427 genomic window:
- a CDS encoding diacylglycerol/polyprenol kinase family protein, producing the protein MIQEIIHFWISVVVLSGCLALAKVIQKRFNPPPEIARKLVHIFIGTVSLFFPYLFHERLTVLILSFVMFAVVFTLRLRHYKKKEVGSYLYSVERSARSLGELVFPIAIGSTFWMAKRDPVLYFIPILILTYADTVAAIVGTRYKKGKLSAEREDEKSLVGSIAFAITAFICTFGILASYSDMALPRILCLALIIGGLTALVEATASFGLDNLLIPLLCYAFLFNQLPLPEIYLILNLILIIGFFVVVYKYRHVVDLSKLAIMESVLAVYITFLIGGIRWGLAPITVLVIYPMFPRRTPEQRKLVFNKHVIESNLVVGIILLFYATIWEQRAELFMVFYLVFGLHIALNNYGSLRGYHSAGKKKAYLVGFVKGSFLIVMGAVANYLEFGKGTNLWQMGICMVLLMAILGIAAKYLDKPSEYNRLSLAMAWKQAGLVAGGTVISVVVNLIIL; encoded by the coding sequence ATGATACAAGAAATAATCCATTTTTGGATAAGCGTTGTGGTACTAAGTGGTTGTTTGGCTCTAGCTAAGGTGATTCAAAAACGATTTAATCCCCCCCCTGAGATTGCTAGAAAATTAGTCCATATTTTTATTGGGACAGTATCCTTGTTTTTCCCTTATTTATTTCATGAAAGGCTAACAGTACTTATTTTATCCTTTGTGATGTTTGCAGTGGTGTTTACCTTAAGACTTAGGCATTATAAGAAAAAGGAAGTAGGGAGTTATCTCTATAGCGTAGAGCGTTCAGCAAGGTCTTTAGGCGAGTTAGTATTTCCTATCGCCATTGGTTCAACCTTTTGGATGGCTAAGAGAGACCCTGTTTTATACTTTATTCCAATTTTGATTTTGACTTATGCAGATACAGTAGCAGCTATAGTGGGAACGCGCTATAAAAAAGGTAAATTATCAGCAGAAAGAGAAGATGAAAAGTCGTTAGTAGGAAGTATAGCTTTTGCTATAACAGCTTTTATTTGCACCTTTGGAATTTTAGCTAGTTATAGTGATATGGCTTTGCCACGAATACTATGCCTAGCCCTTATTATTGGTGGACTGACTGCTTTAGTAGAGGCAACTGCATCCTTTGGGCTAGATAATTTACTCATTCCTCTCTTGTGCTATGCTTTTCTTTTTAATCAATTGCCATTACCAGAGATTTATTTAATTTTAAATTTAATACTTATTATTGGCTTTTTTGTAGTGGTCTACAAGTATAGGCATGTTGTAGATTTAAGTAAGCTAGCTATTATGGAGAGCGTGTTAGCAGTATATATTACTTTTTTGATTGGTGGTATTAGATGGGGACTGGCGCCTATTACAGTTTTAGTCATTTATCCAATGTTTCCAAGGAGAACACCTGAGCAGAGAAAATTAGTTTTTAATAAGCATGTTATAGAATCTAACTTAGTGGTAGGGATTATTCTGCTCTTTTATGCTACCATTTGGGAACAAAGAGCTGAGCTATTTATGGTGTTTTACTTAGTATTTGGCCTACATATTGCGCTTAATAATTATGGTAGCCTTAGGGGGTATCACAGTGCCGGTAAAAAGAAAGCCTATTTAGTGGGATTTGTAAAAGGAAGTTTTTTAATTGTCATGGGGGCAGTAGCTAATTATCTGGAGTTTGGTAAAGGTACAAATTTATGGCAAATGGGGATATGCATGGTGTTACTAATGGCTATACTAGGTATAGCAGCTAAATACCTAGATAAACCTAGCGAATATAATAGGCTATCGTTGGCAATGGCATGGAAACAAGCAGGATTGGTAGCTGGAGGAACTGTAATAAGTGTGGTGGTGAACTTGATTATTTTATGA
- a CDS encoding DUF3419 family protein, whose protein sequence is MKSEIENYADFSIIRYAQCWEDTSILLKGLELTEGGTYISIASGGDNSLAMLTKPVNKVVALDLNPVQLHCVYLKKAAFKKLDYEAVLAFLGVTACDKRLVLYEELKKELPEETQLYWESHQELLEAGIIHVGKFENYFKLFRTKVLSLVHSKKTIKELIRPKTKAERLRFYDEKWANRRWQLLFRFFFSRRMMGKLGRDAAFFKYVEGHVAENILKRVRYALTEIDCSKNSYLEYILFGHYEKNLPYYLRPEHFEAIKANIDRLEIHQNSIEGFLETYEGEGIDGYNLSDIFEYMEEGEMLKIYKSLIKYAKKGARVVYWNMLVPRKCPEALKEQVETLEKLSEQLFLEDEAFFYNRFLVEQIK, encoded by the coding sequence ATGAAAAGTGAAATTGAAAACTATGCTGATTTTTCCATCATACGTTATGCGCAGTGTTGGGAAGATACGAGCATTTTGTTAAAGGGACTAGAACTTACTGAAGGAGGTACTTATATATCTATTGCTTCAGGTGGGGATAATAGCTTAGCTATGTTAACGAAACCAGTAAATAAGGTAGTTGCCCTTGATCTTAATCCAGTGCAGCTCCACTGCGTCTACCTTAAAAAAGCCGCTTTTAAGAAATTAGATTACGAGGCTGTATTAGCTTTTCTAGGTGTTACAGCATGTGACAAACGATTAGTTTTATATGAGGAGCTAAAGAAGGAATTGCCAGAGGAAACACAGCTTTATTGGGAAAGCCACCAAGAACTTTTAGAAGCAGGTATCATTCATGTAGGTAAGTTTGAAAATTACTTTAAACTATTTAGAACAAAGGTATTATCTTTAGTACATAGCAAAAAAACAATAAAAGAGTTAATAAGACCCAAAACAAAAGCCGAACGTCTGCGTTTTTATGATGAAAAGTGGGCTAACAGAAGGTGGCAATTACTTTTTAGATTCTTTTTTTCTAGAAGGATGATGGGGAAATTAGGGAGAGATGCAGCCTTTTTTAAATATGTAGAAGGTCACGTAGCTGAAAATATTTTAAAACGTGTACGCTATGCACTAACAGAGATAGATTGCTCTAAGAACTCTTATTTAGAGTATATTTTGTTTGGGCACTATGAAAAGAATCTACCGTATTATTTAAGACCAGAGCATTTTGAAGCGATTAAAGCCAACATCGATAGGCTAGAGATTCATCAAAATAGTATAGAAGGTTTTCTGGAAACTTATGAGGGAGAGGGGATAGATGGCTATAACCTTAGCGATATTTTTGAGTATATGGAAGAGGGAGAAATGCTGAAGATATATAAGTCTTTGATAAAGTATGCTAAAAAAGGTGCTAGAGTGGTGTACTGGAATATGCTTGTTCCAAGAAAGTGTCCAGAGGCATTAAAAGAACAGGTGGAGACTTTAGAAAAGCTTTCAGAACAGTTGTTTTTAGAGGATGAAGCTTTTTTTTATAATAGATTTTTAGTGGAACAAATCAAGTAA
- a CDS encoding ACT domain-containing protein, translated as MKLKVINEAFSVCKIEDINKVNFEDSFCFVGKTDEELSLVCATKFAPSETIEREDGWRGFRIEGVLDFSLIGILSKLSTILAEEQIGIFAISTFNTDYLLTKEENFEKALKALEARGYEVVR; from the coding sequence ATGAAACTTAAGGTCATTAATGAAGCATTTTCAGTATGCAAAATTGAAGATATTAATAAGGTCAATTTTGAGGATTCCTTTTGTTTTGTAGGTAAGACAGATGAGGAGTTATCTTTAGTATGTGCTACAAAATTTGCGCCAAGTGAAACCATAGAAAGAGAAGATGGTTGGAGAGGTTTTCGTATTGAAGGCGTTTTAGATTTCTCTCTTATAGGCATTTTATCAAAGCTTTCTACTATTTTAGCTGAGGAGCAGATAGGCATATTTGCTATATCTACTTTTAATACAGATTACCTTCTTACTAAAGAAGAAAACTTTGAAAAGGCACTAAAAGCTTTAGAAGCTAGGGGATATGAAGTAGTTAGATAA
- a CDS encoding aminoglycoside adenylyltransferase domain-containing protein, whose amino-acid sequence MNYNEILDQISCEYNRVLSDNLVGIYVHGSIAFGCFNWDKSDIDFLVVTKEIPSLEEKKELIKVLMELDKACPPKGLEMSLVLEKVCSEFIYPTPFELHFSNAHKEKCKDNIEEYVKAMNGVDKDLAAHFTVIRSVGIVLCGKDIATLFGEIPKANYIDSIKCDVECAEDEIIENPIYSVLNLCRVLAYMRENLVISKEQGGLWGIKKLPSVYVPVIKEAVKCYQSNECFSMDFKLAKEFSHYMVKQIFVDN is encoded by the coding sequence GTGAATTATAATGAAATATTAGATCAAATATCCTGTGAGTACAATAGAGTACTTTCAGATAATCTTGTGGGGATATATGTTCACGGTTCTATCGCATTTGGTTGCTTTAATTGGGACAAAAGTGATATTGATTTTTTAGTTGTAACTAAAGAAATACCCTCATTAGAGGAAAAGAAAGAACTTATCAAAGTTTTGATGGAATTAGACAAGGCGTGTCCACCCAAAGGCTTGGAAATGAGCCTAGTTCTTGAAAAAGTCTGTTCAGAATTTATTTATCCTACACCCTTTGAACTTCATTTTTCAAATGCGCACAAAGAAAAGTGTAAGGACAATATAGAAGAGTATGTTAAAGCAATGAATGGTGTAGATAAGGATCTAGCGGCACATTTTACAGTAATTAGGTCTGTTGGTATTGTTCTTTGCGGCAAGGATATTGCAACACTATTTGGAGAAATACCAAAAGCTAATTACATCGATAGTATAAAATGTGATGTTGAATGTGCAGAAGATGAAATTATAGAGAATCCTATTTATAGCGTTTTAAATCTTTGCCGCGTACTTGCATATATGAGAGAGAATCTTGTTATTTCCAAAGAACAAGGTGGGTTATGGGGGATCAAAAAATTGCCTTCCGTATATGTGCCTGTTATAAAAGAAGCGGTAAAATGTTATCAATCTAATGAATGTTTTTCAATGGATTTTAAACTAGCAAAAGAGTTTTCACACTATATGGTTAAACAGATATTCGTTGATAATTAA
- a CDS encoding PEP/pyruvate-binding domain-containing protein, with product MKYIKHGSELTKEERKQIGGKASALLGLAQGSFHIPEWVVVLPSAFEATKDLEQRELFEQEVRETISALGGDDRYAVRSSALSEDGIATSFAGQFETYLWVDAKDVVAAVYKVWESGFSERVKAYKEQRMLGGEVEVPAVIIQRMVCSSAAGVAFAVNPTNGDIKTAIVSAVFGLGSALVDGACDADVYEVDQKGQVLSKVLGEKEMKHGIEEGELKTIETPNQKDKVVLQDSEIQAVASLARKASRHFNKYQDIEWAFEDGQLYLLQSRPITTLGLTLEEQGTVGVFDNSNIAESYIGTTMPLTFSFIRKAYAEVYRQFCRNFGVSETIIQKETQIFDNMLGFVDHRVYYNLVSWYKLLAILPGYQFNKKFMEQMMGVKGELPEAFLKSIETPEAKGLDRTKDLLRLIKTGFKMLGEYRRLEKSIRKFYIRLDESLEKVDVQNMRLDELYSYYKLLEKKLMTKWDAPLANDFFCMIGHGLLRSLSKKWLEDESLANQFLIGQGDIISAKPAEMIGQMGTYVREKALGKLFLEGGLQTIEIEIERLPELRKQINEYLTTFSDRCLDELKLESRTVADDPLVLYRAIGANSMNVRRVESYDLNQMIEEKVNSKLKGLKRRRYIKVLKAARRLVRNRENLRFERTRLFGRVRQIFLEIGMRWASTGLIDNQEDIFYLEVSEILGVIDHTATSYNLKELVAVRKLDYERDTLKEDPPRRFMVKGCFGSSKRIDNFNEAMQNELGKMMKGGEIESGESQESKQDSTEHSSILTGLGCSAGIVEGYARVVLNPKEARLQFGEILIAKQTDPGWILLFNMAAGVVVERGSLLSHAAIVSRELGLPAVVSVEQVTTRIQDGDYIKLDGAKGIVEILKRNEEVIINS from the coding sequence ATGAAGTACATAAAGCATGGGTCAGAGTTAACTAAAGAAGAACGAAAACAAATAGGTGGTAAGGCCTCGGCACTTTTAGGTTTGGCTCAAGGGAGTTTTCATATTCCTGAATGGGTAGTAGTATTACCTTCTGCATTTGAGGCAACGAAGGATCTAGAGCAAAGAGAGCTATTTGAGCAAGAGGTAAGAGAAACTATCAGTGCATTAGGGGGAGATGATAGGTATGCAGTAAGATCCTCTGCTTTGAGTGAAGATGGCATAGCTACATCATTTGCAGGTCAGTTTGAAACTTATTTGTGGGTGGACGCAAAAGACGTAGTAGCTGCTGTTTATAAGGTGTGGGAATCAGGCTTTAGTGAACGTGTAAAAGCCTATAAGGAGCAAAGAATGTTAGGTGGGGAGGTGGAAGTTCCTGCCGTTATCATTCAAAGAATGGTATGTTCTAGTGCTGCAGGTGTAGCTTTTGCTGTCAATCCTACTAATGGGGATATTAAGACAGCTATTGTTTCGGCTGTTTTTGGATTAGGTTCGGCCTTGGTAGATGGCGCATGTGATGCAGATGTTTATGAAGTAGACCAGAAGGGACAGGTCTTAAGCAAGGTACTTGGAGAAAAAGAAATGAAGCATGGCATAGAAGAAGGAGAACTTAAGACTATTGAAACCCCAAATCAAAAAGATAAGGTGGTCCTTCAAGATAGTGAAATCCAAGCAGTAGCTTCGTTAGCAAGAAAAGCAAGCCGACATTTTAATAAATATCAGGATATTGAGTGGGCTTTCGAAGATGGGCAGCTGTATTTATTACAGTCACGTCCAATTACGACTTTGGGCTTAACGCTAGAAGAGCAAGGGACTGTGGGTGTATTTGATAATAGCAATATTGCAGAAAGTTACATTGGCACCACCATGCCTCTTACCTTTTCCTTTATTAGAAAGGCTTATGCAGAGGTTTATCGTCAGTTCTGTAGAAATTTTGGTGTAAGTGAAACGATTATTCAAAAAGAAACTCAGATTTTTGATAATATGCTGGGCTTTGTAGATCATAGAGTTTACTACAATTTGGTTTCTTGGTATAAGCTACTTGCTATCTTACCAGGCTATCAGTTTAATAAGAAGTTTATGGAGCAAATGATGGGAGTTAAAGGGGAGCTACCTGAGGCTTTCTTAAAAAGTATTGAAACGCCTGAAGCCAAAGGCTTAGATAGAACGAAAGACTTATTGAGACTTATCAAAACAGGTTTTAAGATGTTAGGGGAGTATAGAAGATTAGAAAAAAGCATTAGGAAGTTTTACATAAGGTTAGACGAAAGCCTGGAAAAAGTAGATGTACAAAATATGAGGCTTGATGAGCTATATAGTTATTATAAGCTGCTAGAAAAGAAGCTTATGACAAAGTGGGATGCACCTTTAGCTAATGACTTCTTCTGTATGATTGGTCATGGTTTACTTCGCAGTTTGTCAAAGAAATGGCTAGAGGATGAAAGCCTTGCTAATCAGTTTCTGATTGGCCAAGGAGATATTATTAGCGCCAAGCCAGCCGAGATGATAGGACAGATGGGGACATATGTAAGAGAAAAGGCTCTAGGAAAACTATTTTTAGAAGGAGGCCTTCAAACCATTGAAATAGAGATTGAAAGGTTGCCTGAGTTAAGGAAGCAAATCAATGAGTATTTAACAACTTTTAGCGATAGGTGTTTAGATGAACTGAAACTAGAATCTAGAACAGTGGCAGATGATCCGCTTGTTTTATACCGCGCTATTGGTGCGAATAGTATGAATGTGCGAAGGGTAGAAAGTTATGACCTTAATCAAATGATAGAAGAAAAGGTCAATAGTAAACTCAAAGGGTTAAAACGAAGAAGATATATCAAGGTGCTCAAAGCGGCGAGAAGATTAGTACGTAATAGAGAGAATCTAAGGTTTGAAAGGACCAGACTTTTTGGTAGGGTGAGACAAATCTTTTTGGAAATAGGAATGAGATGGGCCTCTACAGGACTCATTGATAATCAAGAAGATATTTTTTATCTAGAGGTCTCAGAAATACTAGGTGTCATTGACCATACAGCGACAAGCTATAACTTAAAAGAACTAGTTGCTGTTAGAAAACTAGATTATGAAAGAGACACCTTAAAGGAAGACCCACCAAGACGTTTTATGGTGAAAGGCTGTTTTGGAAGCAGTAAGCGCATAGATAATTTTAATGAAGCTATGCAAAATGAGCTTGGCAAAATGATGAAAGGTGGAGAGATAGAAAGTGGAGAAAGCCAAGAAAGTAAGCAAGATAGCACAGAGCATTCGAGTATCTTAACTGGCCTAGGCTGTTCTGCAGGTATAGTAGAAGGATATGCAAGAGTAGTCCTTAATCCTAAAGAAGCAAGGTTACAGTTTGGAGAGATTTTAATAGCTAAGCAAACTGACCCAGGTTGGATTCTACTTTTTAATATGGCAGCAGGAGTTGTAGTGGAAAGAGGCAGTTTACTTTCACATGCAGCTATTGTATCAAGAGAGTTAGGGCTTCCAGCGGTAGTATCAGTAGAACAAGTGACAACAAGAATACAAGATGGTGACTATATTAAGCTAGATGGAGCTAAAGGAATAGTGGAAATTTTAAAGAGAAATGAAGAAGTGATAATTAATAGCTAA
- a CDS encoding HAD family hydrolase, giving the protein MIVSFDLDDTLLVDPTKVAIEKPLRFPYSLIYKERLRLGTIELLLKIRENGIKLWVYTTSFRSERYIKSLFKHYGIIIDEVVNGERHQKEVQRNKTEPVPSKYPSKYRIDLHVDDDASVAQNGKLYGFKVYLLKSDDFAWITNIWNEINKIKINHI; this is encoded by the coding sequence ATGATAGTCTCATTTGATTTAGATGATACGTTATTAGTTGATCCCACTAAAGTTGCAATAGAAAAACCATTAAGGTTTCCTTATAGTCTTATATATAAAGAAAGATTACGGTTAGGGACCATAGAACTTCTATTAAAAATACGTGAAAATGGGATAAAACTATGGGTATATACCACCTCTTTTCGATCTGAAAGATATATTAAGTCACTATTTAAACACTATGGAATAATAATAGACGAGGTGGTCAATGGCGAACGACATCAAAAAGAGGTGCAAAGAAATAAAACTGAACCTGTGCCATCAAAATATCCCTCTAAATATAGAATTGATTTGCATGTAGATGATGATGCATCAGTTGCACAGAATGGAAAGTTATATGGCTTTAAAGTGTATCTGCTAAAAAGTGATGATTTTGCTTGGATAACAAATATATGGAATGAAATCAATAAAATTAAAATTAATCATATATGA
- a CDS encoding condensation domain-containing protein encodes MEKQYIVTERAHFMCPNMHFGILLELDAHYEEKRVEASLDALAQAHPFLRCTVQYEEGTEKLYYVAKEQSMIYFEEKNSIHHMWEDYKRIAAEKWDLFEEGLLKVYVYPLKEGMKVLFVAHHLLADGRSLLELSQEFANHYVSGMSPKYIEEKLIKSIQDLPSKSELSGISKLLIKRTNKQWKKEQHQVTYKQYQEFTKEYVKNHTVSYKSYQLYGDKLEEMKTSCKENGISMNDLLMAHMYLKTGTNKIIIAVDIREKIKCYQTGALGNYATAIGIVCKTKTTDVIEKAKEVHKCVKAHMQDNRKLMLVLACYLEIEPTLLDSAAISALGGFKSKAGEFVGGSMFGFRKPSSYSITNLGKINNVNIKEAMFIPPASPAAKMTVGVLTVNEKMQLCSSAYEGM; translated from the coding sequence ATGGAAAAGCAATATATAGTAACAGAGCGGGCTCATTTCATGTGTCCTAATATGCATTTTGGCATTCTACTAGAATTAGATGCACACTATGAAGAAAAAAGAGTAGAAGCTTCATTAGATGCCTTGGCGCAGGCACATCCTTTTCTAAGATGTACAGTCCAGTATGAAGAAGGAACAGAGAAGCTTTATTATGTAGCAAAAGAACAATCAATGATTTACTTTGAAGAGAAAAATAGCATTCACCATATGTGGGAAGACTATAAGCGTATTGCAGCGGAGAAATGGGATCTATTTGAAGAAGGGTTACTTAAAGTATATGTGTATCCATTAAAGGAGGGAATGAAGGTTCTCTTTGTTGCCCATCATTTATTAGCAGATGGACGTAGTCTGCTAGAACTATCCCAGGAATTTGCTAATCATTATGTATCCGGGATGAGTCCTAAATATATAGAAGAAAAACTGATTAAGAGTATACAAGACCTACCATCTAAGAGTGAATTATCTGGTATTAGTAAGCTACTCATTAAACGTACCAATAAACAATGGAAAAAGGAACAACACCAGGTAACTTATAAACAATACCAAGAATTTACTAAGGAGTATGTTAAAAATCATACGGTTAGCTATAAGTCTTACCAACTTTACGGAGACAAGTTAGAAGAAATGAAAACCTCTTGTAAAGAAAATGGAATTTCTATGAATGATTTACTAATGGCACACATGTATTTAAAAACGGGTACGAATAAGATTATTATAGCTGTAGATATTCGGGAGAAGATTAAGTGTTATCAAACGGGAGCACTTGGAAATTATGCTACAGCAATTGGCATAGTATGTAAGACTAAAACAACTGATGTAATAGAGAAGGCCAAAGAGGTTCATAAGTGCGTAAAAGCTCATATGCAAGATAATCGTAAATTAATGCTAGTACTTGCGTGCTACTTAGAGATAGAACCAACACTTTTAGATTCAGCAGCAATATCTGCACTTGGTGGTTTTAAGAGTAAGGCAGGAGAATTTGTTGGAGGCAGTATGTTTGGGTTTAGAAAGCCTAGTAGCTATAGTATTACTAATTTGGGGAAAATCAATAATGTTAATATAAAGGAAGCAATGTTTATTCCACCAGCCTCTCCTGCAGCAAAAATGACTGTAGGTGTACTGACTGTTAATGAAAAAATGCAATTATGTAGTAGTGCCTATGAGGGCATGTAA
- a CDS encoding UbiA family prenyltransferase: protein MKENRWYIYQKERFPLAMYIPMILAFSFSAISYSAATLDGRITIKALAVSFYVSISFFMLLRIADEYKDFEEDSKYRPYRPVPRGLVKREELGKIGFVLGVGQFVICGLYEPKLLILLVVLWIYYGCMCKEFFISNWLRKHMGWYMFSHMLIMPQLDFFATACEFFPRPGVQIGSALAWFIISSFFDGMVIEVGRKMRAEEDEEEGVETYSKLWGRKTSVGIWLGAMVISFASTFLALYQLGGAFPASITLGIAIIICIVGGIRYLKNPHGKNGSRLEVLSGIWTLVDYLSLGIIPLLL, encoded by the coding sequence ATGAAAGAAAATAGATGGTATATCTATCAAAAGGAAAGATTCCCGTTAGCTATGTACATACCTATGATTTTGGCATTTAGCTTCAGTGCTATTAGTTATTCAGCAGCAACACTTGATGGAAGGATTACAATTAAAGCTTTAGCCGTTTCCTTTTATGTGTCGATTTCCTTTTTTATGCTACTTCGTATTGCAGATGAATATAAGGATTTTGAAGAAGACTCAAAATATAGACCTTACAGACCTGTCCCTAGAGGACTTGTAAAGCGAGAAGAGTTAGGGAAAATAGGCTTTGTATTAGGAGTAGGACAGTTTGTTATTTGTGGTTTGTATGAGCCCAAATTACTGATTTTGTTAGTTGTACTATGGATTTATTATGGTTGTATGTGCAAGGAGTTTTTTATAAGTAATTGGCTAAGAAAGCACATGGGATGGTATATGTTTAGTCATATGCTCATTATGCCTCAGCTAGATTTCTTTGCTACTGCCTGTGAGTTCTTCCCTAGGCCAGGGGTACAAATAGGAAGTGCTTTAGCATGGTTCATTATTTCTAGTTTCTTTGATGGTATGGTTATAGAGGTGGGACGTAAAATGAGAGCAGAAGAAGATGAGGAAGAAGGAGTGGAGACCTACTCAAAATTATGGGGGAGAAAGACCAGTGTTGGTATATGGCTAGGGGCGATGGTTATTTCCTTTGCTTCTACTTTCCTTGCACTATATCAATTAGGAGGAGCATTCCCGGCTAGCATTACCTTGGGAATTGCCATTATCATCTGCATAGTAGGAGGCATACGTTATCTAAAGAATCCTCATGGTAAAAACGGTTCTAGATTAGAGGTACTATCTGGCATATGGACTTTAGTAGATTATTTGTCGCTAGGTATTATACCACTACTGTTATAA
- a CDS encoding helix-turn-helix domain-containing protein has product MGKKATKAADNVYCIARYKAAEEDSRFNSRESTAELIGMDRTRLARIELGTVNPYPEEVLQLAKAYGSPELCNVYCSKQCPIGEKTVRTIEIEEFDRIALKALGSLQNADELREKLIQIAADGVISEDEHEDFNHILEELQRISMNAQALQLWADKHIELIHNREENQNERK; this is encoded by the coding sequence ATGGGTAAAAAAGCTACGAAAGCAGCAGATAACGTGTATTGTATTGCACGTTACAAAGCTGCAGAGGAAGACAGTAGGTTTAACAGTAGAGAAAGTACGGCAGAGTTAATAGGAATGGATCGCACAAGATTAGCGAGGATTGAACTTGGCACAGTGAATCCTTATCCAGAAGAAGTATTACAATTAGCTAAAGCTTATGGCTCACCAGAACTTTGTAATGTGTATTGTTCCAAACAATGTCCTATTGGAGAAAAGACTGTTAGGACAATAGAGATAGAGGAGTTTGATCGTATTGCCCTAAAGGCATTAGGCTCATTACAAAATGCTGATGAACTGAGAGAAAAATTAATTCAAATTGCAGCAGATGGTGTGATTTCTGAAGATGAACATGAGGATTTTAATCATATATTAGAGGAGCTTCAGAGAATATCCATGAATGCACAAGCGCTACAGCTTTGGGCAGATAAGCATATTGAACTAATCCATAATAGAGAGGAAAATCAGAATGAAAGAAAATAG
- a CDS encoding GNAT family N-acetyltransferase, with amino-acid sequence MYSLELRKFKSCDIGLFKKWVYEDYVAKWYEQPLDWIYELEHDQDEFSWVEHFIVVCDGKDIGFCQCYEYKLSGEDWHGDIELEGTYSIDYMIGERDYLKKGIGTKIINLLVKHLFETTSAKRIIVQPDEDNKASCNTLLSAGFTYDEENELYIL; translated from the coding sequence ATGTATAGTTTAGAGCTGAGAAAGTTTAAAAGTTGTGATATTGGGTTATTTAAAAAATGGGTGTATGAGGACTATGTTGCTAAATGGTATGAACAACCACTAGATTGGATTTATGAACTAGAGCATGATCAAGATGAGTTCTCTTGGGTGGAACATTTTATAGTAGTTTGTGATGGAAAGGATATTGGTTTTTGCCAGTGCTATGAGTATAAATTAAGTGGAGAAGACTGGCATGGCGATATTGAGCTAGAAGGGACATATAGCATAGATTATATGATTGGCGAGAGGGACTACTTGAAAAAGGGAATAGGGACAAAAATTATTAACTTATTAGTGAAACATTTATTTGAAACAACAAGCGCCAAGAGAATTATTGTACAGCCTGATGAGGATAATAAGGCCTCCTGTAATACGTTGCTATCAGCAGGATTTACCTATGATGAGGAAAATGAACTTTATATTTTATAG
- a CDS encoding Dabb family protein yields the protein MIKHIVAWNFKEEISQEENCNNAKKVKEELEGLKAKIKEIRTIEVIIEPLKSGSFDVVLVSEFDSVETLQAYQIHEEHLRVSSFVGSVLRNRKCIDYEI from the coding sequence GTGATTAAGCATATTGTCGCATGGAATTTTAAAGAAGAAATATCACAGGAAGAAAACTGTAATAATGCTAAAAAAGTTAAAGAAGAGTTAGAGGGATTAAAGGCTAAAATTAAAGAAATAAGGACTATAGAAGTAATCATAGAACCATTAAAAAGTGGGAGTTTTGATGTTGTTTTAGTGAGCGAATTTGATTCTGTAGAAACACTACAAGCTTATCAAATTCACGAAGAACATTTAAGAGTAAGTAGCTTTGTGGGCTCTGTTTTAAGGAATAGAAAGTGCATAGATTATGAAATTTAA
- a CDS encoding VOC family protein, producing the protein MDSSIFQNVDCVSFYVDDLDNGISFYSNALGLRLLWRADYSCGLGMCDAITEVVLVNEHNPQVNFKVESVKSALEVFLDAGGKLEYGPFDIDIGKCAVVVDKWGNRFCMLDMSKGQYTVDVNGNVTGVK; encoded by the coding sequence ATGGATAGTTCCATATTTCAAAATGTAGATTGTGTATCTTTTTATGTTGATGACCTTGATAATGGTATTTCATTTTATTCAAATGCCCTTGGGCTTAGATTGTTATGGAGAGCAGATTATTCATGCGGACTTGGCATGTGCGATGCCATAACTGAAGTTGTACTTGTTAATGAACACAATCCGCAAGTTAATTTTAAAGTCGAATCAGTAAAAAGTGCGTTAGAGGTTTTTCTAGATGCAGGTGGAAAACTTGAGTATGGCCCTTTTGATATCGATATTGGGAAATGTGCTGTTGTGGTTGATAAGTGGGGAAATAGGTTTTGCATGCTTGATATGAGTAAAGGACAGTATACAGTTGATGTAAATGGAAATGTTACAGGGGTTAAGTAA